One window of the Aquila chrysaetos chrysaetos chromosome 8, bAquChr1.4, whole genome shotgun sequence genome contains the following:
- the ETV4 gene encoding ETS translocation variant 4 isoform X2 — translation MKGYLDQQVPFTFPQQPPGPAAPGGGALMGAGKRPGEPALPPAQDSEDLFQDLSQFQETWLTEAQVPDSDEQFVPDFHSENLAFHSPPAKIKKEPQSPSSDHTLSCNHKQPFQYHNGKPCLYASAYDQPRQVGIKSPNPGTPIQSPVQQFPRQDKSFLTPAGPPHPTSSCGYLNENSSAYQPPVEMCHSFPSSQGMAQEDPTAYQHQISKPCLQYPHQGFKQEYHDPQYEQASRAGSSRQYPAAVVIKQEQADYVYDSDVPGCPSMYINVESYPSHSNTEETLGCSYDKQMRSFTDDVCVVPEKFEGDIKQEAGGYREGPPYQRRGSLQLWQFLVALLDDPTNSHFIAWTGRGMEFKLIEPEEVARLWGIQKNRPAMNYDKLSRSLRYYYEKGIMQKVAGERYVYKFVCEPEALFSLAFPDNQRPTLKAEFDRQISEEDTVPLSHLDENAAYLPDLGSLPPQLYSKGYTY, via the exons aTGAAGGGGTACCTGGATCAGCAGGTGCCATTCACCTTCCCGCAG CAgccgccgggcccggcggcTCCCGGTGGCGGAGCTCTGATGGGCGCTGGGAAGAGACCCGGGGAGCCGGCCTTGCCGCCGGCGCAGGATTCGGAAG ACCTCTTCCAGGACTTGAGCCAGTTCCAGGAGACTTGGCTGACAGAAG CTCAGGTTCCagacagtgatgagcaatttGTGCCTGACTTTCATTCAGAAAACT TAGCTTTTCACAGTCCTCCTGCTAAGATTAAAAAGGAGCCACAGAGTCCCTCCTCGGACCACACACTGTCCTGCAACCATAAGCAGCCATTCCAGTACCACAATGGCAAGCCGTGCCTTTATGCCAG TGCCTATGATCAACCCAGACAAGTTGGAATCAAGTCCCCCAACCCAGGAACCCCGATACAGTCACCGGTCCAACAGTTCCCTAGACAGGACAAGAGCTTCCTGACCCCTGCGGGGCCACCCCACCCCACATCCAGCTGTGGATACCTCAACGAAAACAG CTCTGCGTACCAGCCACCCGTGGAGATGTGccattccttcccctcctcccagggCATGGCCCAGGAAGACCCCACTGCCTACCAGCACCAGATATCCAAGCCCTGCCTCCAGTACCCTCATCAGGGCTTCAAACAGGAGTACCATGACCCACAGTATGAGCAAGCAAGCCGGGCAGGCAGCAGCCGTCAGTACCCGGCAGCTGTGGTGATCAAGCAGGAACAGGCGGACTACGTGTATGACTCAG ATGTTCCTGGCTGTCCTTCCATGTACATAAATGTTGAGAGTTATCCAAGCCATTCAAATACAGAAGAGACATTAG GCTGCAGCTATGACAAGCAGATGAGGTCCTTTACTGATGATGTCTGTGTTGTTCCAGAAAAATTTGAAG GAGACATCAAGCAGGAAGCTGGAGGGTACCGGGAAGGACCTCCATACCAGAGACGGGGATCTCTCCAGCTCTGGCAATTTCTTGTGGCTTTATTGGACGATCCGACTAATTCCCACTTCATTGCCTGGACTGGTAGAGGGATGGAGTTTAAGCTCATTGAGCCAGAAGAG GTAGCCAGGCTGTGGGGTATCCAAAAGAACCGTCCAGCCATGAACTATGACAAACTGAGCCGATCCCTTCGCTACTATTATGAGAAAGGCATCATGCAGAAG GTGGCTGGAGAGCGCTACGTGTACAAGTTTGTGTGTGAGCCTGAAGCCTTATTCTCTCTGGCCTTCCCTGATAATCAGCGGCCAACTCTGAAGGCAGAGTTTGACCGGCAGATCAGTGAGGAGGACACAGTGCCTCTTTCTCACCTGGATGAGAATGCTGCTTATCTGCCGGACCTTGGGAGCCTCCCTCCACAGCTTTACAGCAAAGGCTATACATACTAG
- the ETV4 gene encoding ETS translocation variant 4 isoform X4, producing MKGYLDQQVPFTFPQQPPGPAAPGGGALMGAGKRPGEPALPPAQDSEDLFQDLSQFQETWLTEAQVPDSDEQFVPDFHSENLAFHSPPAKIKKEPQSPSSDHTLSCNHKQPFQYHNGKPCLYASAYDQPRQVGIKSPNPGTPIQSPVQQFPRQDKSFLTPAGPPHPTSSCGYLNENSSAYQPPVEMCHSFPSSQGMAQEDPTAYQHQISKPCLQYPHQGFKQEYHDPQYEQASRAGSSRQYPAAVVIKQEQADYVYDSDVPGCPSMYINVESYPSHSNTEETLGCSYDKQMRSFTDDVCVVPEKFEGRRKNGPQFGSGDIKQEAGGYREGPPYQRRGSLQLWQFLVALLDDPTNSHFIAWTGRGMEFKLIEPEEVARLWGIQKNRPAMNYDKLSRSLRYYYEKGIMQKVAGERYVYKFVCEPEALFSLAFPDNQRPTLKAEFDRQISEEDTVPLSHLDENAAYLPDLGSLPPQLYSKGYTY from the exons aTGAAGGGGTACCTGGATCAGCAGGTGCCATTCACCTTCCCGCAG CAgccgccgggcccggcggcTCCCGGTGGCGGAGCTCTGATGGGCGCTGGGAAGAGACCCGGGGAGCCGGCCTTGCCGCCGGCGCAGGATTCGGAAG ACCTCTTCCAGGACTTGAGCCAGTTCCAGGAGACTTGGCTGACAGAAG CTCAGGTTCCagacagtgatgagcaatttGTGCCTGACTTTCATTCAGAAAACT TAGCTTTTCACAGTCCTCCTGCTAAGATTAAAAAGGAGCCACAGAGTCCCTCCTCGGACCACACACTGTCCTGCAACCATAAGCAGCCATTCCAGTACCACAATGGCAAGCCGTGCCTTTATGCCAG TGCCTATGATCAACCCAGACAAGTTGGAATCAAGTCCCCCAACCCAGGAACCCCGATACAGTCACCGGTCCAACAGTTCCCTAGACAGGACAAGAGCTTCCTGACCCCTGCGGGGCCACCCCACCCCACATCCAGCTGTGGATACCTCAACGAAAACAG CTCTGCGTACCAGCCACCCGTGGAGATGTGccattccttcccctcctcccagggCATGGCCCAGGAAGACCCCACTGCCTACCAGCACCAGATATCCAAGCCCTGCCTCCAGTACCCTCATCAGGGCTTCAAACAGGAGTACCATGACCCACAGTATGAGCAAGCAAGCCGGGCAGGCAGCAGCCGTCAGTACCCGGCAGCTGTGGTGATCAAGCAGGAACAGGCGGACTACGTGTATGACTCAG ATGTTCCTGGCTGTCCTTCCATGTACATAAATGTTGAGAGTTATCCAAGCCATTCAAATACAGAAGAGACATTAG GCTGCAGCTATGACAAGCAGATGAGGTCCTTTACTGATGATGTCTGTGTTGTTCCAGAAAAATTTGAAGGTCGGAGAAAGAATGGCCCGCAGTTTGGGT CAGGAGACATCAAGCAGGAAGCTGGAGGGTACCGGGAAGGACCTCCATACCAGAGACGGGGATCTCTCCAGCTCTGGCAATTTCTTGTGGCTTTATTGGACGATCCGACTAATTCCCACTTCATTGCCTGGACTGGTAGAGGGATGGAGTTTAAGCTCATTGAGCCAGAAGAG GTAGCCAGGCTGTGGGGTATCCAAAAGAACCGTCCAGCCATGAACTATGACAAACTGAGCCGATCCCTTCGCTACTATTATGAGAAAGGCATCATGCAGAAG GTGGCTGGAGAGCGCTACGTGTACAAGTTTGTGTGTGAGCCTGAAGCCTTATTCTCTCTGGCCTTCCCTGATAATCAGCGGCCAACTCTGAAGGCAGAGTTTGACCGGCAGATCAGTGAGGAGGACACAGTGCCTCTTTCTCACCTGGATGAGAATGCTGCTTATCTGCCGGACCTTGGGAGCCTCCCTCCACAGCTTTACAGCAAAGGCTATACATACTAG
- the ETV4 gene encoding ETS translocation variant 4 isoform X1, giving the protein MKGYLDQQVPFTFPQQPPGPAAPGGGALMGAGKRPGEPALPPAQDSEDLFQDLSQFQETWLTEAQVPDSDEQFVPDFHSENLAFHSPPAKIKKEPQSPSSDHTLSCNHKQPFQYHNGKPCLYASAYDQPRQVGIKSPNPGTPIQSPVQQFPRQDKSFLTPAGPPHPTSSCGYLNENSSAYQPPVEMCHSFPSSQGMAQEDPTAYQHQISKPCLQYPHQGFKQEYHDPQYEQASRAGSSRQYPAAVVIKQEQADYVYDSDVPGCPSMYINVESYPSHSNTEETLGCSYDKQMRSFTDDVCVVPEKFEAGDIKQEAGGYREGPPYQRRGSLQLWQFLVALLDDPTNSHFIAWTGRGMEFKLIEPEEVARLWGIQKNRPAMNYDKLSRSLRYYYEKGIMQKVAGERYVYKFVCEPEALFSLAFPDNQRPTLKAEFDRQISEEDTVPLSHLDENAAYLPDLGSLPPQLYSKGYTY; this is encoded by the exons aTGAAGGGGTACCTGGATCAGCAGGTGCCATTCACCTTCCCGCAG CAgccgccgggcccggcggcTCCCGGTGGCGGAGCTCTGATGGGCGCTGGGAAGAGACCCGGGGAGCCGGCCTTGCCGCCGGCGCAGGATTCGGAAG ACCTCTTCCAGGACTTGAGCCAGTTCCAGGAGACTTGGCTGACAGAAG CTCAGGTTCCagacagtgatgagcaatttGTGCCTGACTTTCATTCAGAAAACT TAGCTTTTCACAGTCCTCCTGCTAAGATTAAAAAGGAGCCACAGAGTCCCTCCTCGGACCACACACTGTCCTGCAACCATAAGCAGCCATTCCAGTACCACAATGGCAAGCCGTGCCTTTATGCCAG TGCCTATGATCAACCCAGACAAGTTGGAATCAAGTCCCCCAACCCAGGAACCCCGATACAGTCACCGGTCCAACAGTTCCCTAGACAGGACAAGAGCTTCCTGACCCCTGCGGGGCCACCCCACCCCACATCCAGCTGTGGATACCTCAACGAAAACAG CTCTGCGTACCAGCCACCCGTGGAGATGTGccattccttcccctcctcccagggCATGGCCCAGGAAGACCCCACTGCCTACCAGCACCAGATATCCAAGCCCTGCCTCCAGTACCCTCATCAGGGCTTCAAACAGGAGTACCATGACCCACAGTATGAGCAAGCAAGCCGGGCAGGCAGCAGCCGTCAGTACCCGGCAGCTGTGGTGATCAAGCAGGAACAGGCGGACTACGTGTATGACTCAG ATGTTCCTGGCTGTCCTTCCATGTACATAAATGTTGAGAGTTATCCAAGCCATTCAAATACAGAAGAGACATTAG GCTGCAGCTATGACAAGCAGATGAGGTCCTTTACTGATGATGTCTGTGTTGTTCCAGAAAAATTTGAAG CAGGAGACATCAAGCAGGAAGCTGGAGGGTACCGGGAAGGACCTCCATACCAGAGACGGGGATCTCTCCAGCTCTGGCAATTTCTTGTGGCTTTATTGGACGATCCGACTAATTCCCACTTCATTGCCTGGACTGGTAGAGGGATGGAGTTTAAGCTCATTGAGCCAGAAGAG GTAGCCAGGCTGTGGGGTATCCAAAAGAACCGTCCAGCCATGAACTATGACAAACTGAGCCGATCCCTTCGCTACTATTATGAGAAAGGCATCATGCAGAAG GTGGCTGGAGAGCGCTACGTGTACAAGTTTGTGTGTGAGCCTGAAGCCTTATTCTCTCTGGCCTTCCCTGATAATCAGCGGCCAACTCTGAAGGCAGAGTTTGACCGGCAGATCAGTGAGGAGGACACAGTGCCTCTTTCTCACCTGGATGAGAATGCTGCTTATCTGCCGGACCTTGGGAGCCTCCCTCCACAGCTTTACAGCAAAGGCTATACATACTAG
- the ETV4 gene encoding ETS translocation variant 4 isoform X3, producing the protein MKGYLDQQVPFTFPQPPGPAAPGGGALMGAGKRPGEPALPPAQDSEDLFQDLSQFQETWLTEAQVPDSDEQFVPDFHSENLAFHSPPAKIKKEPQSPSSDHTLSCNHKQPFQYHNGKPCLYASAYDQPRQVGIKSPNPGTPIQSPVQQFPRQDKSFLTPAGPPHPTSSCGYLNENSSAYQPPVEMCHSFPSSQGMAQEDPTAYQHQISKPCLQYPHQGFKQEYHDPQYEQASRAGSSRQYPAAVVIKQEQADYVYDSDVPGCPSMYINVESYPSHSNTEETLGCSYDKQMRSFTDDVCVVPEKFEAGDIKQEAGGYREGPPYQRRGSLQLWQFLVALLDDPTNSHFIAWTGRGMEFKLIEPEEVARLWGIQKNRPAMNYDKLSRSLRYYYEKGIMQKVAGERYVYKFVCEPEALFSLAFPDNQRPTLKAEFDRQISEEDTVPLSHLDENAAYLPDLGSLPPQLYSKGYTY; encoded by the exons aTGAAGGGGTACCTGGATCAGCAGGTGCCATTCACCTTCCCGCAG ccgccgggcccggcggcTCCCGGTGGCGGAGCTCTGATGGGCGCTGGGAAGAGACCCGGGGAGCCGGCCTTGCCGCCGGCGCAGGATTCGGAAG ACCTCTTCCAGGACTTGAGCCAGTTCCAGGAGACTTGGCTGACAGAAG CTCAGGTTCCagacagtgatgagcaatttGTGCCTGACTTTCATTCAGAAAACT TAGCTTTTCACAGTCCTCCTGCTAAGATTAAAAAGGAGCCACAGAGTCCCTCCTCGGACCACACACTGTCCTGCAACCATAAGCAGCCATTCCAGTACCACAATGGCAAGCCGTGCCTTTATGCCAG TGCCTATGATCAACCCAGACAAGTTGGAATCAAGTCCCCCAACCCAGGAACCCCGATACAGTCACCGGTCCAACAGTTCCCTAGACAGGACAAGAGCTTCCTGACCCCTGCGGGGCCACCCCACCCCACATCCAGCTGTGGATACCTCAACGAAAACAG CTCTGCGTACCAGCCACCCGTGGAGATGTGccattccttcccctcctcccagggCATGGCCCAGGAAGACCCCACTGCCTACCAGCACCAGATATCCAAGCCCTGCCTCCAGTACCCTCATCAGGGCTTCAAACAGGAGTACCATGACCCACAGTATGAGCAAGCAAGCCGGGCAGGCAGCAGCCGTCAGTACCCGGCAGCTGTGGTGATCAAGCAGGAACAGGCGGACTACGTGTATGACTCAG ATGTTCCTGGCTGTCCTTCCATGTACATAAATGTTGAGAGTTATCCAAGCCATTCAAATACAGAAGAGACATTAG GCTGCAGCTATGACAAGCAGATGAGGTCCTTTACTGATGATGTCTGTGTTGTTCCAGAAAAATTTGAAG CAGGAGACATCAAGCAGGAAGCTGGAGGGTACCGGGAAGGACCTCCATACCAGAGACGGGGATCTCTCCAGCTCTGGCAATTTCTTGTGGCTTTATTGGACGATCCGACTAATTCCCACTTCATTGCCTGGACTGGTAGAGGGATGGAGTTTAAGCTCATTGAGCCAGAAGAG GTAGCCAGGCTGTGGGGTATCCAAAAGAACCGTCCAGCCATGAACTATGACAAACTGAGCCGATCCCTTCGCTACTATTATGAGAAAGGCATCATGCAGAAG GTGGCTGGAGAGCGCTACGTGTACAAGTTTGTGTGTGAGCCTGAAGCCTTATTCTCTCTGGCCTTCCCTGATAATCAGCGGCCAACTCTGAAGGCAGAGTTTGACCGGCAGATCAGTGAGGAGGACACAGTGCCTCTTTCTCACCTGGATGAGAATGCTGCTTATCTGCCGGACCTTGGGAGCCTCCCTCCACAGCTTTACAGCAAAGGCTATACATACTAG